Proteins from a single region of Allocatelliglobosispora scoriae:
- a CDS encoding glutamate ABC transporter substrate-binding protein — translation MRFSRIAAVALSAALAMSVAACGDDDEPAAAGKFPAGSTMEKLSKAGKLKVGTKFDQPLFGLKGLDGKPAGFDVEIAKVIAGELGIKEDKIEWIESKSADREPFIEQGKVDLVVATYTINDTRKQKVSFAGPYFVAGQDILVRKDETAISGPESFQAGDKKVCSVTGSTPAKNIETYLKDKAAQLVLFDVYSKCLDALKNKQVDAVTTDNVILSGYQSKEPDAVKVLGQPFTREPYGIGLTKDDKVFRDWINDLLEAAFKDGRYKKAWDASIGTLIAIPASLSVVRY, via the coding sequence ATGCGTTTCTCGCGTATCGCCGCGGTAGCACTGAGCGCCGCGCTCGCCATGAGCGTGGCAGCCTGTGGGGACGACGACGAGCCGGCGGCGGCGGGCAAGTTCCCGGCCGGTTCGACCATGGAGAAGCTCAGCAAGGCCGGCAAGCTGAAGGTCGGCACGAAGTTCGACCAGCCGCTCTTCGGTCTGAAGGGGCTCGACGGCAAGCCGGCCGGCTTCGACGTCGAGATCGCCAAGGTCATCGCCGGCGAGCTGGGCATCAAGGAAGACAAGATCGAGTGGATCGAGTCGAAGTCGGCCGACCGCGAGCCCTTCATCGAGCAGGGCAAGGTCGACCTCGTGGTGGCGACCTACACGATCAACGACACCCGCAAGCAGAAGGTCTCCTTCGCCGGTCCCTACTTCGTCGCCGGTCAGGACATCCTGGTGCGCAAGGACGAGACCGCGATCTCCGGCCCGGAGAGCTTCCAGGCCGGCGACAAGAAGGTCTGCTCGGTCACCGGCTCGACCCCCGCGAAGAACATCGAGACCTACCTCAAGGACAAGGCCGCCCAGCTGGTCCTCTTCGACGTCTACTCCAAGTGCCTGGACGCGCTGAAGAACAAGCAGGTCGACGCGGTCACCACCGACAACGTCATCCTCTCCGGCTACCAGAGCAAGGAGCCCGACGCGGTCAAGGTGCTGGGTCAGCCCTTCACCCGCGAGCCCTACGGCATCGGCCTCACCAAGGACGACAAGGTCTTCCGCGACTGGATCAACGACCTGCTCGAGGCGGCGTTCAAGGACGGCCGCTACAAGAAGGCCTGGGATGCCAGCATCGGCACCCTCATCGCGATCCCGGCCTCGCTGAGCGTCGTCCGCTACTGA
- a CDS encoding amino acid ABC transporter ATP-binding protein produces the protein MTEEPLIVLDGVNKWFGKLHVLRDVNLSVAKGEVVVVIGPSGSGKSTLCRAINRLETIDSGSIVFDGQPLPAEGRALSRLRSEVGMVFQSFNLFAHKTILENVTLGPIKVRGEKKAEAREHAMSLLERVGIADQADKHPAQLSGGQQQRAAIARALAMRPKAMLFDEPTSALDPEMVGEVLDVMTSLAREGMTMVVVTHEMGFARHAAERVAFMADGQLVEIAPPGEFFDNPRSDRARDFLAKVLTH, from the coding sequence ATGACCGAAGAGCCCCTGATCGTGTTGGACGGTGTCAACAAGTGGTTCGGCAAGCTGCACGTCCTGCGCGATGTGAACCTCTCGGTCGCCAAGGGTGAGGTGGTCGTCGTCATCGGGCCATCGGGCTCCGGCAAGTCGACGCTGTGCCGCGCGATCAACCGGCTGGAGACGATCGACTCCGGTTCGATCGTCTTCGACGGTCAGCCCCTGCCCGCCGAGGGACGCGCGCTGAGCCGTCTGCGCAGCGAGGTGGGCATGGTCTTCCAGTCCTTCAACCTCTTCGCGCACAAGACCATCCTGGAAAACGTCACCCTCGGCCCGATCAAGGTGCGCGGCGAGAAGAAGGCGGAGGCCCGCGAGCACGCGATGAGCCTGCTGGAGCGGGTCGGCATCGCCGATCAGGCCGACAAGCACCCCGCGCAGCTCTCCGGCGGCCAGCAGCAGCGGGCGGCGATCGCGCGGGCCCTGGCGATGCGGCCCAAGGCGATGCTCTTCGACGAGCCGACGAGCGCGCTCGACCCGGAGATGGTCGGCGAGGTGCTCGACGTGATGACGTCGCTGGCCCGCGAGGGCATGACGATGGTCGTGGTGACCCACGAGATGGGCTTCGCCCGACACGCCGCCGAGCGGGTCGCCTTCATGGCCGACGGGCAGCTCGTCGAGATCGCGCCGCCGGGAGAGTTCTTCGACAACCCGCGCAGCGACCGGGCCCGCGACTTCCTCGCCAAGGTCCTCACGCACTGA
- a CDS encoding amino acid ABC transporter permease, with product MCVLAAVGALIIGAFIAVLRISPLPPLRGVGTAYVTLFRNIPLTVVMFFTAFALPVLGSTNADFLRIPGLTSVFPELRSAFPFFHFALLALTLYTAAFVCEALRSGINAVPLGQVEAARSLGLTFAQNLRHIVLPQAWKYAVVPLGSVIIAMLKNSALASAFGASAVLMGVVPELVGQKDYQTEPVFVGVVVGYLIMTIPLGLLIDAVERSQMKAARR from the coding sequence ATGTGCGTGCTGGCCGCGGTGGGGGCGCTGATCATCGGCGCCTTCATCGCGGTCCTGCGGATCTCGCCACTGCCGCCGCTGCGCGGGGTGGGGACGGCCTACGTCACGCTCTTCCGCAACATCCCGCTGACGGTGGTCATGTTCTTCACCGCCTTCGCCCTGCCGGTGCTCGGCAGCACCAACGCCGACTTCCTGCGCATCCCCGGGCTCACGTCGGTCTTTCCGGAGCTCCGGTCGGCGTTCCCGTTCTTCCACTTCGCCCTGCTGGCGCTCACCCTGTACACGGCGGCCTTCGTCTGCGAGGCGCTGCGCAGCGGGATCAACGCCGTGCCGCTGGGCCAGGTGGAGGCGGCGCGGTCACTCGGCCTCACCTTCGCCCAGAACCTGCGCCACATCGTCCTGCCGCAGGCATGGAAGTACGCGGTCGTGCCGCTGGGCAGCGTCATCATCGCCATGCTGAAGAACTCGGCGCTCGCCTCGGCATTCGGCGCGTCCGCGGTGCTGATGGGCGTGGTGCCCGAGCTCGTCGGGCAGAAGGACTACCAGACCGAGCCCGTCTTCGTCGGCGTGGTGGTCGGTTACCTGATCATGACAATCCCGCTCGGCCTCCTGATCGATGCCGTCGAACGTTCGCAGATGAAGGCGGCCCGCCGATGA
- a CDS encoding amino acid ABC transporter permease — translation MSSVLYDTPGPRTRRITVIASILAAIALGYGLYRLVYQPLDRAGQLSMKLWGPIVDPDNKYFDQVWKILGDGWVNTLKAAGLSIVASLTVGVALALLRRQLRDLRGHRFLSWPAPAALLGRIGLAVGRAVSRVWVEVWRGTPVVTTLFFVFLVLPVWGIDFDDRMWFLVLGLTLYNSVVIGEILRSGMDNLPKGQSEAALAVGLGPALTSRLVLLPQAFRVMLPALISQVVVILKDTSLGGLVISYDEALGATKLMVEAFRSETPSLAIGIPMYFTIGIMYIAVNYLLSKLAQYVQRRVSQRGYRTAKQAVTPASVPAA, via the coding sequence ATGAGCAGTGTTCTCTACGACACCCCCGGTCCGCGTACCCGCCGGATCACCGTCATCGCCAGCATCCTGGCGGCGATCGCGCTGGGCTACGGCCTCTACCGTCTCGTCTACCAGCCGCTGGACCGAGCCGGACAGTTGAGCATGAAGCTCTGGGGACCGATCGTCGACCCGGACAACAAGTACTTCGATCAGGTCTGGAAGATCCTGGGCGACGGCTGGGTCAACACGCTCAAGGCCGCCGGTCTCTCGATCGTCGCGTCGCTCACCGTCGGCGTCGCGCTCGCGCTCCTGCGCCGCCAGCTCCGCGATCTGCGGGGGCATCGCTTCCTGTCCTGGCCCGCACCGGCGGCCCTGCTCGGGCGCATCGGCCTGGCCGTCGGCCGTGCCGTGAGCCGGGTCTGGGTCGAGGTCTGGCGGGGTACGCCGGTCGTCACCACCCTCTTCTTCGTCTTCCTCGTGCTGCCGGTCTGGGGCATCGACTTCGACGACCGGATGTGGTTCCTCGTCCTCGGCCTGACCCTCTACAACAGCGTGGTGATCGGCGAGATCCTCCGCTCCGGCATGGACAACCTGCCCAAGGGCCAGTCGGAGGCGGCGCTCGCGGTGGGGCTCGGACCGGCGCTGACCTCGCGACTCGTCCTGCTGCCGCAGGCGTTCCGGGTGATGCTGCCCGCACTGATCAGCCAGGTCGTGGTGATCCTCAAGGACACCTCGCTCGGCGGCCTGGTCATCTCCTACGACGAGGCGCTGGGTGCGACGAAGCTGATGGTCGAGGCGTTCCGCAGCGAGACCCCGTCGCTGGCGATCGGCATCCCGATGTATTTCACCATCGGCATCATGTACATCGCGGTCAACTACCTGCTGTCGAAGCTCGCCCAGTACGTCCAGCGCCGCGTCTCCCAGCGCGGCTACCGCACCGCGAAGCAGGCGGTCACCCCGGCGTCGGTTCCCGCCGCCTGA
- the rny gene encoding ribonuclease Y → MSLLEGVLVVAVVTLAAVVVVALVLGLRAVKNLGSGSGGSSHDPEDHTPWRRPAEVAESQAELAELKERHSALTSAAAEAGTAVEQARAQASGARTEAAAAKAEAAAAKAETVAARAEAQRVLDSAHAEADGILERAHKQAEQDAEQLRLQARRSGEREIAMLTATAKEQSEDTERRAQRQDERERRHAEEADRLAERERLHAEEAERLAERDRRIAAAELDLVRWEQELTGQRDELERAEEQRRRALERVAGLTADAAKAELVEAIESQAKREAVLLIRDIENDARSTADSRARHIVVDAIQRVASEQTSESVVSVLHLPSDEMKGRIIGREGRNIRAFESVTGVNLIIDDTPEAVLLSCFDPVRREIGRVTLEKLVLDGRIHPHRIEEVFEAAKHEVERLCQRAAEDALVEVGITDIHDELVTLLGRLRYRTSYGQNVLKHLTETAHIAGIMASELGLDPTLIKRSAFLHDIGKALTHEVEGSHAIIGADIARRHGESEEVVHAIEAHHNEVPPQTLEAVLTQASDACSGGRPGARRESLEAYVKRLERIEEIANSKAGVDKVFAMQAGREIRVMVRPDDVDEIGAAVLARDVAKQIEEELTYPGQIRVTVVRESRTTEIAR, encoded by the coding sequence TGGTCACCCTCGCCGCTGTCGTTGTCGTCGCACTGGTCCTCGGGCTGCGCGCGGTCAAGAACCTCGGCTCCGGCAGCGGCGGCTCCTCGCACGACCCGGAGGACCACACGCCCTGGCGGCGTCCGGCCGAGGTGGCCGAGAGCCAGGCTGAGCTCGCCGAGCTGAAGGAGCGCCACTCCGCGCTGACCAGCGCCGCCGCCGAAGCGGGCACCGCTGTCGAGCAGGCCAGGGCGCAGGCGTCCGGCGCGCGTACGGAAGCGGCGGCCGCGAAGGCCGAAGCCGCCGCGGCCAAGGCCGAGACCGTCGCCGCCCGGGCGGAGGCACAGCGGGTGCTGGACTCCGCGCACGCCGAGGCCGACGGCATCCTCGAGCGCGCCCACAAGCAGGCCGAGCAGGACGCCGAGCAGCTCCGCCTCCAGGCCCGCCGCAGTGGCGAGCGGGAGATAGCGATGCTCACCGCCACCGCCAAGGAGCAGTCCGAGGACACCGAGCGCCGGGCGCAGCGCCAGGACGAGCGGGAGCGCCGCCACGCCGAGGAGGCCGACCGGCTCGCCGAGCGGGAGCGGCTGCACGCCGAGGAGGCCGAGCGGCTCGCCGAGCGCGACCGGCGCATCGCCGCCGCCGAGCTCGACCTGGTCCGCTGGGAGCAGGAGCTCACCGGGCAGCGCGACGAGCTGGAGCGGGCCGAGGAGCAGCGGCGCCGGGCGCTGGAGCGGGTCGCCGGGCTCACCGCCGACGCCGCCAAGGCAGAGCTGGTCGAGGCGATCGAATCGCAGGCCAAGCGCGAAGCGGTGCTCCTCATCCGCGACATTGAAAACGATGCCAGGTCGACCGCGGACTCGCGGGCCAGGCACATCGTCGTCGACGCGATCCAGCGGGTGGCGAGCGAGCAGACCTCCGAGAGCGTCGTGAGCGTGCTGCACCTGCCCAGCGACGAGATGAAGGGCCGGATCATCGGCCGCGAGGGTCGCAACATCCGCGCCTTCGAGTCCGTCACCGGCGTCAACCTCATCATCGACGACACGCCCGAGGCGGTGCTGCTCTCGTGCTTCGACCCGGTCCGCCGCGAGATCGGCCGGGTCACCCTGGAGAAGCTCGTCCTCGACGGCCGTATCCACCCGCACCGCATCGAGGAGGTCTTCGAGGCGGCGAAGCACGAGGTGGAGCGGCTCTGCCAGCGCGCGGCGGAGGACGCGCTGGTCGAGGTCGGCATCACCGACATCCACGACGAGCTCGTCACCCTGCTGGGTCGCCTGCGCTACCGCACGTCTTACGGCCAGAACGTGCTCAAGCACCTGACCGAGACCGCGCACATCGCCGGGATCATGGCATCCGAGCTGGGCCTGGACCCGACCCTGATCAAGCGGTCGGCGTTCCTGCACGACATCGGCAAGGCGCTCACCCACGAGGTCGAGGGCTCGCACGCGATCATCGGCGCGGACATCGCCCGGCGGCACGGGGAGTCCGAGGAGGTCGTGCACGCGATCGAGGCGCACCACAACGAGGTGCCGCCGCAGACCCTCGAAGCGGTGCTCACCCAGGCCTCGGACGCCTGCTCCGGCGGCCGGCCGGGGGCCAGGCGGGAGAGCCTGGAGGCTTACGTCAAGCGGCTGGAGCGGATCGAGGAGATCGCCAACTCCAAGGCCGGCGTCGACAAGGTCTTCGCGATGCAGGCCGGCCGCGAGATCCGGGTCATGGTCCGTCCCGACGACGTCGACGAGATCGGCGCGGCGGTGCTCGCCCGCGACGTGGCGAAGCAGATCGAGGAGGAGCTGACCTACCCGGGGCAGATCCGGGTCACCGTGGTCCGCGAGTCGCGCACCACGGAGATCGCCCGGTAG
- the miaB gene encoding tRNA (N6-isopentenyl adenosine(37)-C2)-methylthiotransferase MiaB has protein sequence MTTSVEAAAPRTYQVRTYGCQMNAHDSERIGGLLDAAGYVQVGDAGEPDVVIFNTCAVRENADNRLYGNLGHLRPAKVRNPDMQIAVGGCLAQKDRGEIVRRAPWVDVVFGTHNIGSLPVLLERARHNAGAEIEILESLEVFPSTLPTRRESTYAGWVSISVGCNNTCTFCIVPALRGKEKDRRPGDVLAEVEALVKEGVLEVTLLGQNVNSYGVEFGDKQAFGKLLRACGEIEGLERVRFTSPHPKDFTDDVIEAMASTPNVCHQLHMPLQSGSDDVLRSMKRSYRAEKYLGIIDRVRAAMPDAAISTDIIVGFPGETEEDFQQTLEVVRKARFVTAFTFQYSVRPGTPAATMPDQVPREVVQERYERLLALVEHVAWEENKNLVGTVQEVLVAVEGRKDQRTGRLTGRSRDGRLVHFAVTDEQASRIRPGDIVTTEITYAAPHHLNADLELLTHRRTRAGDAFEAGAVTRTPGVNLGLPTIGPRPAAPAETDACAVR, from the coding sequence ATGACTACTTCAGTTGAGGCTGCTGCGCCGCGGACCTATCAGGTCCGGACCTATGGCTGCCAGATGAACGCGCACGACTCCGAGCGGATCGGCGGGCTGCTCGACGCGGCCGGTTACGTGCAGGTCGGCGACGCCGGCGAGCCCGACGTCGTCATCTTCAACACCTGCGCGGTCCGAGAAAACGCCGACAACCGGCTCTACGGCAACCTCGGCCACCTGCGCCCGGCCAAGGTCCGCAACCCCGACATGCAGATCGCCGTCGGCGGCTGCCTGGCGCAGAAGGACCGGGGCGAGATCGTCCGGCGCGCGCCGTGGGTCGATGTCGTCTTCGGTACGCACAACATCGGCTCACTGCCGGTGCTGCTGGAGCGCGCCCGCCACAACGCCGGTGCCGAGATCGAGATCCTGGAGTCGCTGGAGGTCTTCCCGTCGACGCTGCCGACCCGGCGCGAGTCGACCTACGCCGGGTGGGTGTCGATCTCCGTGGGGTGCAACAACACCTGCACCTTCTGCATCGTGCCGGCCCTGCGCGGCAAGGAGAAGGACCGCCGCCCCGGTGACGTGCTCGCCGAGGTCGAGGCGCTGGTCAAGGAGGGTGTGCTGGAGGTGACCCTGCTCGGGCAGAACGTCAACTCCTACGGCGTGGAGTTCGGCGACAAGCAGGCCTTCGGCAAGCTGCTGCGGGCCTGCGGCGAGATCGAGGGGCTGGAGCGGGTGCGCTTCACCTCCCCGCACCCGAAGGACTTCACCGACGACGTGATCGAGGCGATGGCGTCGACACCCAACGTCTGCCACCAGCTGCACATGCCGCTGCAGTCGGGCTCCGACGACGTGCTGCGCTCGATGAAGCGGTCCTACCGCGCGGAGAAATATCTCGGCATCATCGACCGCGTCCGCGCGGCGATGCCGGACGCCGCGATCAGCACCGACATCATCGTGGGCTTCCCCGGCGAGACCGAGGAGGACTTCCAGCAGACCCTGGAGGTCGTCCGCAAGGCCCGCTTCGTCACCGCCTTCACCTTCCAGTATTCGGTCCGCCCCGGCACTCCCGCGGCGACCATGCCGGACCAGGTGCCCCGGGAGGTCGTCCAGGAGCGCTATGAGCGGCTGCTGGCCCTCGTGGAGCATGTCGCCTGGGAGGAGAACAAAAACCTCGTAGGCACCGTCCAGGAGGTCCTGGTGGCTGTCGAAGGACGCAAGGATCAGCGGACCGGTCGGCTCACGGGACGGTCTCGGGACGGGCGGCTGGTGCACTTCGCGGTCACCGACGAGCAGGCTTCGCGGATCCGGCCCGGTGACATCGTCACGACCGAGATCACCTACGCGGCTCCGCACCACCTCAACGCCGATCTGGAGCTGCTCACGCATCGCCGGACGCGCGCGGGTGACGCGTTCGAGGCAGGGGCGGTCACGCGTACCCCCGGAGTGAACCTGGGACTGCCCACGATCGGGCCGCGCCCCGCGGCACCGGCCGAGACGGACGCCTGCGCCGTTCGCTGA